The genomic interval CGCAGGCAATCCACCGCGACACCCATGAACACGGCTCCCCCGCAGTCCACTGATCCAAAGGTCTCGTCAGGAGAGGCGCAGGGTGTGGCCGCGGTGTCCCGTCCATACGTAGCCGCGGTCCTGGTACCGGGAGGTGATGCGGTGGAATTCGTGGTTTCCCCCGACCATATGTCTCAGGCCACCGAGGTAGCGGGCGATAACGGCCTCCTTGCGGGAAAGGTTGTCGCAAAGGTGCACGAATTCCTGCTCGGTGTCGGCCAGCAGGGTGCGTATCCGTTCCAGTGCTTCGCCAATGCTCTTCTCCTCCCGGCCCAAGAGGATCCACATGCTGTTCATGGGCTCACGTAGCTCGTATTCCTTGGGGAAGGAGTAGACGTCGTTCACCAGCACCATGTGCCAGATGGCGAGGTCGGTGACCCTCTGGACGGGTGTGCCGGGCCCTAGGTAGGCGCTGACGTCGGCCTGGAGGGAATACTCGATGTTGATCACTGCCCAGTAGCCGAACAAGTCCGCCAGCCGGATCTTCCGGTATTCCTCCCAGTCCAGGATGCGGTCCGCATGCCGCGTGTCCGCGTCCTGCGCGCACCCGTCGATGACATCCTTCCAGGACTGGAGGTAGCGGCGGGCAACGCCCGGCGACATCTGCGGAAGCACTACGGCCAGGGAATCGTGCAGGGATTCCAGTACGGGGCTGGAGGGCGGTGGTGGGGATCCGTCGAGGACCTTGAGGTAGGCGTCCCGAAGCAGCTCGGCACGCTGCTTGTCTCCTCGCACCTGCGGATCGTTGAACGTGTCATCCACCAAGGTGGTGACGACCATGGTGGTCATCAGGTTGAAGGCCCGGTCCGCGGGCGTATCCGGGTAGCAGAGCAGCCCCCACAAGGTGAGCCGCTGGCGCAGATATGCCTCGGTCTTGTCCTCGGAACGTAGATACCGCAGGAGGTAGGGCCGCGCCCACTGTGCGCACGCGTGCTCCAGTTCGTCGGCTTGCTCGTGCACGCGGTGCGGAATCGATGTGGTGAGGGACGACGCGTTCAGCACCGACCCTGCGGGCAGGACGATGTCACTCAGTTTCCGCACGTTCGGCTCCTCCGCTCGACTGCTTTCCGTACCCCCGTCGGCCCCTGATGGCTCTCAACGCCCTGGTCGCCGGTGGGCTCTGTGCAGTCGTCGTGCACCCCTTCCCCGATTCTTCCCTCAACCGGTACCCCGGCCTCGGCGCGCAGGTCGCGGCGCAGCTCCTTCGGCAGGGAGAACGTGATCGACTCCTCGGCCGCCTTGACGATCTCCACGTCCTCGAAGCCGCTCTGGGCGAGCCACTCCAGGACGCCCTCGACCAGGACCTCGGGGACGGACGCGCCGGAGGTGAGGCCGGCCGTCGTCACGCCCTTCAGCCACGCCTCGTCGATCTCGTCCGCGAAGTCCACCAGGTGGGCGTCGCGCACGCCCGCGCCGAGGACGACCTCGACCAGGCGGTCCGAGTTCGAGGAGTTCTTGGAGCCGACGACGATGACCAGGTCCGCGTCCGCGCCCATCTGCTTCGCCGCGATCTGGCGGTTCTGCGTTGCGTAGCAGATGTCGTCGCTCGGCGGGGAGACGAGCAGCGGGAACTTCTACTTCAGCGCGTCCACCGTCTCCATGGTCTCGTCGACCGAGAGCGTCGTCTGGGAGAGCCAGTCGACCTTCGACTCGTCGCGGACCTCGACGCCCGCCACGTCCTCGGGGCCGTCGACCAGCGTGATGTGGTCGGGGCCTCGCCGGAGGTGCCGATGACCTCCTCGTGGCCCTCGTGGCCGATCAGGAGGGTGCCGTAGTCCTCGCCTACGAACCGGACGGCCTTCTTGTGCACCTTGGTGACCAGGGGGCAGGTCGCGTCGATGGTGGCGAGCTTCCGCTCCCGGCCGCCTCCGCGTGCACGGTCGGCGCCTCGCCGCGCGCCGAGAACATGACGATCGAGCCCTCGGGGACCTCCGTCGTCTCGTCGACGAAGATCGCGCCCTTCTTCTCCAGGGTCTGCACGACGTACTTGTTGTGGACGATCTCGTGCCGGACGTAGATCGGCGACCCGTACTGCTCCAGGGCCCTCTCGACGGCGATCACGGCGCGGTCCACACCCGCGCAGTAGCCACGGGGCGCAGCCAGCAGGACGCGGCGGGGGAAAGGAGCCGTGGTGGGTGGTGTCGTTCATGAGGTCCTCGTGACGGCTTGGTCGGCCAGGCGGCGCAGGGCATCCGTGGCCGCCGGGGCGATGGGCGCGCTGTCCAGTGCGGTCAGGGCCTGTTCGTACCGTTCGGTGATCATGGTGTTGACAGTGTGGTCGGCGCCGGTGTCCTGAATGATGCGGCGGGCGGTTTCGGCCTGGTGGTCGGTGAGGGTGGGGCAGCCCAGGAAGAGGCGCAGCTGGTCGGCCTGGGCAGGTGTGGCGTGTTGGAGGGTGAGGGCGATGAGGGCGGTGGCTTTGCCTTCGCGCAGGTCGTCCAGGGCGGGTTTGCCCGTCGTCTGCGGGTTGCCGAACACGCCGAGGAGGTCATCGCGGAGCTGGAAGGCTTCGCCCAGGGGGATCGCGTAGGCCGACAGGGCATCCTGCAGGGCTTGGTCGGCGCCTGCGAGGGCGGCACCGAGTTGGAGGGGTCGCTCGATGGTGTATTTCGCGGTCTTGTAGTGGATGACGGTGAGCGCGCTGTGAAGGTCGGCGGTTTCCTGCCCGGTGTGGACGAGGTCGAGGTACTGGCCGAGGGTGACCTCGGTGCGCATGGCGTCGAGCAGGGGGCGGATCCGCTGGAGCTGGGCGGGGGTGGGGTTGCCGGCGTGCAGGAGTTCGTCGGACCACACCAGGGCGAGGTCGCCGATCAGGATGGCGGCTCCTTCCCCGAACCGGTCCGCAGCTCGCCCTGTTTCGTCCCGGAGGCCGGTGCCGGGCGGGTGCTGGCGGTAGTGGTCGGCCTGCGCACGGTGAACGGTGGGCTGCCCGCGCCGGGTGGCGGAGTGGTCCATGACGTCGTCGTGGATGAGGCAGAAGGCGTGAAAGAGTTCCAGGGATGCCGCGAGATGGTGGGCGGTTGCGGGGTGGCCGGTGGCACCGGCGGCGTGCCAGCCCACCATCGCCAGCAGCGGGCGGATCCGCTTCCCCCCGGCATCCACGAACCCCTGCAGAGGCTGCACCAGGTGTGCCAGGTGTCTGCCGGCCGCGGTCGATTCCGTTTTGCGGGCCAGGAAACGGCCAAGTACGTCCTCAACAGGCTCCAGCAGACGGCGCAGGTCCAGCATCGGGGTCGGCGCGGAGGTGCGGGGCGAGGCATTCATGAGGCGGGATCCTCATCAACAGGGGTGGGAGAAGGCAGGCGGAGGGCTTCTTCCAGCAGTGCGTCGACGATCTTCGACTCGGGGACGGTGCGGACGACTTCGCCACGGACGAAGATCTGGCCTTTGCCGTTGCCGGAGGAGACCCCGAGGTCGGCTTCGCGTGCTTCGCCAGGGCCGTTGACGACGCAGCCCATGACGGCGATGCGCAAGGGATGGGGGAAGCCGTCGAAGGCGGCTTCCACTTGGGCGGCGAGCTTGTGGATGTCGACTTGGAGGCGGCCGCAGCCGGGGCAGGAGACGATCTCCAGTTTGCGGGGGCGCAGCCCCAGGGAGGCCAGGATGTGGTTGCCGGCCTTGACCTGCTCGACCGGGGGTGCGGAAAGAGACACACGGATCGTGTCCCCGATGCCCTCCCCGAGGAGGATCCCGAAGGCGACCGCCGACTTGATGGACCCCTGGAACGCGGGGCCCGCCTCGGTGACGCCCAGGTGCAACGGGTAGTCGCAGCGTGCGGCGAGGAGCCGGTAGGCGGCGATCATCGTGAGCGGGTCGTGATGCTTGACCGCGATCTTCAGATCCGTAAAGCCGTGCTCCTCGAACAGGGAACACTCCCAGAGCGCGGATTCCGCCAAGGCCTGGGGGGTGGCTTTGCCGTGCTTGGCCAGGAGGCGGGGGTCGAGGGACCCGGCGTTCACCCCGACCCGGATCGGCACCCCGGCAGCCTGCGCCGCAGCAGCGATCTCTTTGACCTTGTCGTCGAACTTCTTGATGTTGCCGGGGTTGACGCGGACGGCGGCGCAGCCGGCGTCGATGGCCTGGAAGACGTAGCGGGGCTGGAAGTGGATGTCCGCGATGACGGGGATCGGGGATTTGGCGGTGATGGCGGGGAGGGCGTCGGCGTCGTCCTGGGTGGGGACGGCGACTCGGACGATGTCGCACCCGGCGGCGGTGATCTCAGCGATCTGCTGGAGGGTGGCGTCCACATTGGCGGTGTTGGTGGTGGTCATGGTCTGGACGGAGACCGGTGCGCCGCCGCCGACGGGGACATCGCCGACGTGGATTCGCCGGGTGGGGCGGCGCACCGGAGTGGTGGGAGACGGGGTGGGGAGGCCGAGGTCGATGGTGGGCATCTTCAGTCCCCCTTCCTGGTGTGGCGGACAGGGGCAGGGGTAGCGGTGTGGAGGTGTTCGCGGGCGTGGTGGCGCGCCCAGGCATCGGTCGCATTCACGGCTTCAAGCGTCAGATCGTGATCCGGAATGGGGACGTGGTGGGTGAGTACGTGCTCGATGGTCTGGGTGATGGCGGTGAAGGGAATGGCGCCGGCGAGGAAAGCGGCGACGGCTTCTTCGTTGGCAGCGTTGTAGACCGCCGGGGAGCTACCGCCCAGGCTCCCTGCGTGGCGGGCCAGCACGAGGGCAGGGAAACGGTCCGTATCCACCGGCTCGAACGTCCAGGTGTGAGACCCCGTCCAATCGCACGGTGCGATCACACTGGGTGGCGGGCGCTGCGGCCAGGCGAGGGCGGTGGCGATGGGCAGGCGCATGTCGGGTGGCGCGGTTTGGGCGAGGGTGGAGCCGTCGGCGTACTCGGCCATCGAGTGCACCACGGACTGGGGGTGGGGGTGGATGACGGCGGTGATGCGGTCGTAGCCGAGGGCGAAGAGGGCCTGGGCTTCGATGATCTCCAGGCCCTTGTTGACCAGGGTGGCGGAGTTGACGGTGACGAGCGGGCCCATCCGCCACGTCGGGTGGTCAAGGGCCTGTGCGGGGGTGACCGCGGCGAGTTGCTCGGCGGTGTGGGTGCGGAAGGGGCCGCCGCTGCACGTCAGGATCAGGCGCTGGATGCCGTGGGTGGGGCAGCCGTACGCCCAGCCGGGCAGGCACTGCATGATCGCGCTGTGTTCGGAGTCCACCGGCACGAGCTGGCCTGGCCTCGCCGCCCGGGCGATCAGCGGGCCCCCGGCGACCAGTGATTCCTTGTTCGCCAGGGCCACCAGGCTCCCGGCTTCCAGGGCGGTGAGGGTGGCCGGGAGGCCTGCCGCGCCGGGCAGCGCGTTGAGCAGGACGTCGCACGGCCACCCTGCCGCCGCCGACAGCCCCTCTGTCCCCGGCAGCATCACCGGCAAGGGGTGACGCGGTGTTCCTGCCGCCCGCGCCAGGGCGGCGAAAGCAGCGGTGAATGCCTCGACAGCGGACGGGTCGGTGACAGCCACCGCGCGGGCGCCGGTGCGCAGGGCCTGGCGGGCCAGCAGCCCGGGGTTCGCCCCGCCCGCTGCCAGCACCACCGCACGGAACCGGCTCGGGGACGCAGCGATGACGTCGATGGCCTGGGAGCCGACCGAACCTGTCGCACCCAGGACCACGACCGACCTCACCTCGCTGTTCCCGCCCAGGACACGGGAGGCCACCGGCTGGGAAGCCCTGTTCCGGCGCACCCGCTCCGGCATCACGGGCCCAGGCGCGGGGGTAAGGGATTCGTACATGCTCTGTGCACCATTGCCCGCGGGGCCGGACGGCCTGGAGTGCAGCGGGGCGGCGGTGCTTGCTGCCTCGGCAACAGCGGCAGGGGCAGGTGCGGGATCACGGTGGGCTGGTGGCCGGGCGGTCCTGCTGGGGGTGTGGAGGAAGACGGGACAGGTGAACATCACTGCCCCCCGCTGTCATGGGTGGGGGGGTTGGCGCGGGCGCGCAGGACGGAGTGGATGATCCCCTGGGCGGTGAGCCTGGTGGCGGTGAGGATGTCGGTGCGGGTGCCGTGGGCGAGGAACCGTCCTGGCAGGCCGAGGATGCGCACCGGGACGCGGGAGCCCGTGTCGGCCACCGCCCGGGCTACCGCGGTGCCCACGCCGCCGGCGCGGGTGTTGTCCTCGACCGTCACCGCCAGCCGGTGCTGCGTGGCGAGCTCGGTGAGTCCGGGCGGCACGGGCAGCACCCAGCGGGGATCAGCCACGGTGACACCGATCCCTTGCCCTTCCAGGTAGCGGGCGGCTTCTACTGCCGGGCCGGCCAGTGGGCCGATCGCTACCAGCAGGACGTCCCGGGTACGGGACCGGTGCAGGACATCGACGGGGCCCAGCCGGGTGCAGGCCGGAATATCGTCGGTGACGGCAGCTTTGGCGAAGCGCAGCGCGGTCGGGCCGGTGGTGTGGGTGACGGCTTCGGCCAGGAGCTCGCGCAGGCGGGCGGCGTCGCGGGGAACGGCCACCCGCATACCGGGGACGGCACCGAGGAGGGTCAGGTCCCACATCCCGTGATGGGAGGGCCCGTCGGGTCCGGTGACCCCGGCCCGGTCCAGGACGAAGGTGACCGGCAGCCGGTGCAGGGCGACGTCCATGAGGACCTGGTCGAAGGCCCGGCCCAGGAACGTGGCGTAGATGGCGACGACAGGGTGGAGGCCGCCCAGGGCCAGGCCGGCGGCGGAAGTGACCGCGTGCTGCTCGGCGATCCCGACATCGAAGAACCGGTGCGGGAACCGCTCCGCGAATCGGGCCAGCCCGGTGGGGCCCGGCATCGCCGCTGTGATCGCTACGATCTCCTGATGCCGTTCCCCCAGCTCACACAGTTCACCGGCGAACACGCTTGTCCACGACGGAGTGCGGGCGGCTGTGCTGGGGCGGCCTGTTGCGGGATCGAGGATGCCGACGGCGTGCATGCAGTCCGCCGTATCCGCCTCGGCCGGGGCGTACCCGCGGCCTTTGACCGTCACCGCATGCACCACCACCGGACGGCGCAGGTTCCGCGCCATGGCCAGGGCCTCTTCCAGGGACGGCAGGTGATGACCGTCAACGGGCCCCAGGTAGGCGAAACCGAGCAGATGGAAGAGATTGCGGGTCACCGGCAGCACGGCCTCCTCCCCGCCGGCACTGGGTCCTGCGCTGCCGGACCCGCCATGGCCGTCACGGGTATTCCGACTGCCGCGGCTTCCGTTACTTCGGTCGGTATCGGGGGCGCTGCCGGGGCCGGTGGTGCGTCCACGCGTGCGCTGGTCAGCTTCGAGGAGCCAGTCCACGCTGTCAGGTGTAGTGGCGCGCAGGTGTTGGAGGTGGTCGGCGAGGGCGCCGATGGTGGGGGCGTAGGAGCGTGTGTTGTCGTTCAGGACGATGACGACGGGCCGGTCGGGGGCTCCGCCGAGGTTGTTGAGGGCTTCCCAGCACATACCGCCGGTGAGCGCCCCGTCGCCGATCACAGCGACCACCGCCCGGCCTGTGTCACCAGCGAGGTGGCGTGCCCTGGCCAGGCCGTCGGCGTAGGACAGGACGGTCGAGGCATGGGAGTTCTCGATCACGTCGTGCTCGGACTCCGCCCTGGAGAGGTAGCCGGAGGGGCCGCCCGCCTGGCGCAGCCGGTCGAAGCCTTCGGCGCGGCCGGTGAGGAGTTTGTGGACGTATCCCTGGTGGCCGATGTCGAAGAGGAGGGTGTCGTGGGGTGAGTCGAAGACCCGGTGCAGGGCGATGGACAGCTCCACCACACCGAGGTTCGGGCCCAGGTGCCCACCCGTCGCGCACACGGTGCCGATCAGGAACGCACGGATCTCCCCGGCCAGGGCTGTCAGGTCCTCGTAGGTGAGGGCGCGCAGGTCCTTCGGTGCGGTGAGGGCGGAGAGAAGGGGGAAGTGCGCGGGCGGGACACCGGGCGCGGTGACCGATACGGCCCGCCCGGCCGGTGCTGGCTTCCGCGATCCGGTACGCGGCTCGGGCGCCGTGCCAGGTGTGTGTGCGGGGCGGGGGCTCATCGGGCCCTCACCGCCGCCGGCAGCCCGAAGGTAACCGTCTCGGTCGTCGTGGTGTGCTCGGCGACCGTCACCGGTCCGAGGCCACCGAGCGCGGCGACCACGCCGTCGACCAGGCCCTGCGGGGCGGAGGCCCCGGCCGTCAGACCGACCGTGTCCGCATCCCGGATCCACTCCGGGCGGATGTCCCCGGCGTCATCGATCAGATACGCGGGGGTGCCGCCGCGCCGGGCCAGCTCGGCCAGGCGCACCGAGTTCGAGGAGTTCGCGGAGCCGACGACCAGCACCACGTCGGCCTGGGACGCCACTGCTTGGAGGGCGTGCTGGCGGTTGGTGGTGGCGTAGCAGATATCGTCCGACCCAGGTCCCCGGATACCGGGGAAACGCTTCTCCAGAGCGCTGATCACCTCAGCCGTCTCATCGAGAGCAAGGGTGGTCTGGGTCAGGTAGGACACCCGGGCAGGATCCGGGACCCGCAGGGTGGCCACGTCGGCGGGTGTCTGCACCAGGACGGTGTGCCCGGGTGCTTCGCCCAGGGTGCCTTCGACCTCCTCGTGCCCCGCATGACCGATCAGGACCACGGTGTCACCGCGGGCAGCGAACCGGCGCGCCTCCGCATGAACCTTCGTCACCAGCGGACACGTCGCATCCACCACCTCCAAACCCCGCCGGGAGGCTTCTTCGCGCACCTGTGGGGAGACACCGTGCGCGGAGAACACCACCACCGCCCCGTCCGGCACCTCATCCAGCTCCTCCACGAACACCGCCCCCCGCTCCTCCAGGTCCCGGACGACGTGGATGTTGTGAACGATCTGCTTCCGCACGAACACCGGACGCCCCGTACCGGCGTAACGTTCCAGCAGTGTCCCGACCACCTCGATCGCCCGGTCCACCCCCGCACACAGCGACCGCGGCGACGCCAGCAACACACGGCGCGGACGCACCGCCCGCACCCAGGCATCCAGCACTGCCTGTACCGGTCCTTCTGCCCTGAGCAGCCCGGCGGATGCCATCGCGCCCGCCGCCAGCACCACCGCAGCGCCGCCGGCCGGGACGGCGGTCTCAGATGCCGTCACCAGCCGGAAGTCGCTGGGGGTTCCTGCCGGCAGGAGCCGCACCGGGCCCGTGCGGGCCCGGAAGCCGTGACCGGCCAGCCCGCCCGCACCCGCCAGTAACGGCGCAGCAGGACACGGAACCACCGTCCCTTCAGGGCGCCGGACCTCGGTCGCCACCCACACCGCACCCGGGACTAGAACAGGCCCAAATCCAGCAACAGGAATAAAAGGAAGAGTGGAATACGTCATAACGGCCCGGCTTCCACCACACTGCGGTCGCAGGCGGTACAGGGATGAAGGACGGCTACCAGGGGGATCCGATGACCGGTGACCCGCCACGCCAAAGCCCGGCTGGGAATATTGCCGGCATGTGTGTGGCGGGATTTTTGTGAAGGGTGCCACGCCGGGGAAGAAGAGCACGCGGATCTCCGCGGGGGCGCTCCACCGGCACGGTGAACACCCAAGGGCGGGAACAGGCCACCGCCCTCCACTTCATAGTTGACCCCTGAACCAAGGGTGAGGAAGGCGCATACCGCCAGCGCCCAATAGAAAGATAAGCGCGGCCGCCGCACCACCGCGCACCCGAACACGCCGGTCGGCACACCGGTACACCCCCGGGACCCGCCACGAGATGAGGCGTCAGCATCCGGTCAGGGGGTCGCCGGGAGGGACGGCGCGGCGCAACCCGAGCCGGTGTGCCCCGGACTCAAGGAAGTCAGGTTCCTTTCCCGCCCCGTGCATTTTCACGACTGCTGAGCAGGCGGCGCACTGGTGACGGCGAGCTCTCCAAAGTGCGTTCATGCGCCCCGTGCTTACGCCTGTTCGCTCTACCGGTATTTGCTTTTGATGGAGGTGTGGAGCCCTTCATGTGCTGGGTGCCAAGTTTCGCGCGGGGCCCTGTCCCGTCCGAACGCGGGCTTGTGACATGACGTACGGGGCACCCGGCAGCTGGGAACGGAGCGTGACGATGGCCGGACCACAGGGGCCCAAGCCTCATCCGCAGGAACGGTGGTGCCGGGGTCGGCGTGCTCTGGTGTCTGGGGACGTCCCCCCCCCTGCGCCGAGACGGCCGGCGCCTGCTCGAGCGCGCTGCTCCCTGGCTGCGGTGACCTGATCGGCAGCACCGCACAAGTCGAGGTACGCGTCAGCCTCTATGCCTCCCTTGGAGGCCCCACTACCCCGAGCCTCACCAGCGTTCTTCCGCACGGTGCCTGAGGTCTCACGGCGCGCGGCCCGCGATCACACGGCCAGCCCGCCCTCGTGCTACTTCGGCAACCCAGCAGAGCGCAGCACCACAACGTCAGTGCGACGGCGCACCGACGATCTCCTCTGGAGGACACCGTGACATCGCTCCGTGGACGCAAGTCAGCGACGCTGGCCGGGATCGCCTTGCTGCCCACGGCCGTCATCCCTTTGGTGCTCACCGGCGAGTTCCCTGTGCTCTTCCCCTGCTGGAGCGCATCGCCGGAGCAGCTCGCCGTATGGTTCGCCGCCAACCATGACGCGGTCCTCGTCCAGAACTTCGCCTTCAGCCTCTCCTTGATCCTGCTCGTATGGTTCGCCGCCGGTCTGGCAGAAAGGCTCCGGGTGTCCCCGCAGCCCTCGCTGTCCGGTCAGCTCATCACCCCTCTGGCGATCGTTGTCGCCGCTGCCTACCTCGTGTGCAACAGCCTGTGGACGATGGCGGTGGTCGGTGTGCGCACGGTCCCCATGAGCGACGCTCTCATCGCCTACAGCGCCCGTGCCGCGATCGTTGTCTGGCTCATCGCCGAGCCCGTCTGCGCTGCCGTGCTCTTCGCCGCCGCCGTGGCGATCTTCCGTGCCCAAGTGTTGCCCCAGTGGCTGGCCTGGTCCGCTCTCGTCATCGCCGTGCCGAATCTCCTGGTCACCTTCGCTGTACTGGTGAAGGACGGGTGGCTCGCGCCCATCAGTCTGGCCACCTTGCTTCCGTTCAACCTCTTCATGCTGTGGGCGGTGGCCGCAGCCGTGCGGATGCTCTTTCCGGACGTCTCGGCTCCTGCTTCCCGCGGCACCGCCCGCGGGGAGAGACCGCGCGGCGAGCAGCCCATCTGACCTCAAGCTGGTGGAGGCGATATGACCGCGCTCGTTACTGATCCGCCGAATGCGGTTGCCCTGTGCAGACAGGTCACCACCGTGCTCGACGGCTTCTTGGAGCACAAGGCCAGTGTCGCCGCGAAACTGCGGATGCCCGTCGAGGTGACCCAGTATCTGTGTGACTTCCTGGCCGTCGGCGGGAAGCGATTGCGGCCCCTGCTGTGTGAGGGGCTGGCAGGCCGGCGGCGGCCTCGGCACCCCGGAGACGGTGATCAAGGCTGCGGCGGCACGTGGGAGTCAGCCGCGCGATCCTCCTCGGCGACCTGGCACTGGCCTGGTCGGACGCGCTCCTGCACGCCGCCGGCCTCACCCCCCCCGCCAGCTTGCCGTGGTACTGCCGCTGATCAATGACATGCGCAGTGAGGTGATGTACGGCCAGTACCTGGACGTCACCGCCGCCGGCCGTCCCACCGCGGATGTGGAGCGGGCGCTGCGCATCGTCCGGTGCAAGACCGCCAAGTACACCGTGGAGCGCCCCTTGCAGATCGGGGCCGCCCTCGCGGGCGCCCCGCGCGCGGCGCGCGAGGCACTGAGTGCCTATGCCCTGCCTGTCGGCGAGGCGTTCCAGCTGCGTGATGACCTCCTCGGCGTTTTCGGCCCCCCTGAGGTGACTGGCAAGCCGTCGCTGGACGATCTGCGCGAGGGCAAGCACACCGTCCTGGTCGCACTGGCACTCCAGCGCGCCGATGCCCACCAGCGTCGAGTCCTGCGCTCCCTGCTCGGCAGCCCTCGCCTCGACGAGGCGGGGGCTGACCGCATTCGCGAGCTGCTCACTTCCACCGGCGCCCGCAACGAAGTGGAGAACATGATCAGCACTCTCCGGACGCAGGCACTGCGTGTTCTGAAGACCGCGCCGTTCCCGTCCGGCGCCACCGCTCACCTGCGGCAGCTCACCGATGCCGCCACCGCGAGAACCTCGTGACCCCCATGGGGGATCACCATGTCGCCGCGTGTGATGACCAGGCACGACCATAGGGAGGTAACGGTATGGCCAGCGCGCCGGAAACCGAACGCGACCGCCGCGGCGATTTGTCGATCTCGTGGTACGACGTGGCGATGGTGGCCTTGGTCGACGGCCCGCAGCGGGCCGCCTGCCTGGACTGGCTTGCCGGGCAACGCCGCCAGAACGGCGCCTGGGGTGCGGAGGGGACCGTCAGCTGGCACGACACCTACGTCGCGACCTACGCCGCCGCGGTGGCCTTTCACGCGGCCGGACACGTCACCATCGCCGAGGAGGCGGTCAACGCCCTCTCCGGCATCCGCACGGACACCCCCGGGTGCGAGACCCTGACGTTCGGGGGTCTCGTCGACACCCTCGACAGAATCGCCACGTTCGCCGGACGGCAGACCCCGCACCACCCCGACCAGGTCACGCGGCTGATCCACGAGGAGCGCGCAAAGTGGGAAAAGATGTGCGCCTGGGAATTCCGCTACGACCCGGAGCTCTCCATCGCCGGCTACTGCGCCGAACGGCTTTTCGGCAGTGACCACCTGGACCTCGTGCGTGTGGTCGAATCGTTCCAGACCGGCAACGGCTCGATCTCGAACTCCCCAGGGGCGTCCGCGGGTGTGCTCCTGGAAGCCCGGCGTCGCGGGACCCGGATCGCCCCGTTGCGGCTGCGCAGGCTGACGGACTACATCGCCACGCGCCGGCCGGAGACCATCGGCTATCTCGACCACGTGCCCCACTTCGGCACCGCGTGGACGGTGATGTTCGCCGCGGAAGCCGGCCTGATCGATGCGGTCATGGCGGCCAGGACCCGCTCGATGCTAAAGGAGCTGGCGGACAGCTACGGGCTGCTGTGCCCGGTCGGGCCCGCCACCATCCCCGGAGATCCGGACACCAGCGCCTGCGCACTGACCGCCGCAGCCGCCACCGGACAGCCCGTGTTCGGCCTGCCCGCGGCCGAGCTGCTGTACGACGAGGACAAGGGCTGCTACCGCACCTACTTCTTCGAACGCGACGGGTCCGTCTCCACCAACATCCACATGGCCGGCCTGCTCGGCCTGCTCGGCGAGCACGACCGGCTGGGACCGGTGCTCAACTGGCTGCTCGACCGACTGACCGACGGCGCCGGCTACCGGTGCAAGTGGCACAGCTCCCCGGTGTACGCCCTCGGCGAGACGGCACGGGTCACGGCCAAACTGGACCACCCCACCGCCCGCCGCCTGGGCGAGGTCGCCCGTGCGCGGCTGCGGCAGCTGCAAAACGCCGACGGCGGATGGGGAGCGCGGCAATCCACCGTCGAGGAGACCGGATACGCCGTCCTCGGCCTGGCCGCCGACCCCCACGAGACGGATCACGCCCTCCTGAAAAGGGCAGCGGGATTCCTCTCA from Streptomyces albireticuli carries:
- a CDS encoding polyprenyl synthetase family protein, giving the protein MNASPRTSAPTPMLDLRRLLEPVEDVLGRFLARKTESTAAGRHLAHLVQPLQGFVDAGGKRIRPLLAMVGWHAAGATGHPATAHHLAASLELFHAFCLIHDDVMDHSATRRGQPTVHRAQADHYRQHPPGTGLRDETGRAADRFGEGAAILIGDLALVWSDELLHAGNPTPAQLQRIRPLLDAMRTEVTLGQYLDLVHTGQETADLHSALTVIHYKTAKYTIERPLQLGAALAGADQALQDALSAYAIPLGEAFQLRDDLLGVFGNPQTTGKPALDDLREGKATALIALTLQHATPAQADQLRLFLGCPTLTDHQAETARRIIQDTGADHTVNTMITERYEQALTALDSAPIAPAATDALRRLADQAVTRTS
- the dxr gene encoding 1-deoxy-D-xylulose-5-phosphate reductoisomerase — translated: MYESLTPAPGPVMPERVRRNRASQPVASRVLGGNSEVRSVVVLGATGSVGSQAIDVIAASPSRFRAVVLAAGGANPGLLARQALRTGARAVAVTDPSAVEAFTAAFAALARAAGTPRHPLPVMLPGTEGLSAAAGWPCDVLLNALPGAAGLPATLTALEAGSLVALANKESLVAGGPLIARAARPGQLVPVDSEHSAIMQCLPGWAYGCPTHGIQRLILTCSGGPFRTHTAEQLAAVTPAQALDHPTWRMGPLVTVNSATLVNKGLEIIEAQALFALGYDRITAVIHPHPQSVVHSMAEYADGSTLAQTAPPDMRLPIATALAWPQRPPPSVIAPCDWTGSHTWTFEPVDTDRFPALVLARHAGSLGGSSPAVYNAANEEAVAAFLAGAIPFTAITQTIEHVLTHHVPIPDHDLTLEAVNATDAWARHHAREHLHTATPAPVRHTRKGD
- the ispG gene encoding flavodoxin-dependent (E)-4-hydroxy-3-methylbut-2-enyl-diphosphate synthase — encoded protein: MPTIDLGLPTPSPTTPVRRPTRRIHVGDVPVGGGAPVSVQTMTTTNTANVDATLQQIAEITAAGCDIVRVAVPTQDDADALPAITAKSPIPVIADIHFQPRYVFQAIDAGCAAVRVNPGNIKKFDDKVKEIAAAAQAAGVPIRVGVNAGSLDPRLLAKHGKATPQALAESALWECSLFEEHGFTDLKIAVKHHDPLTMIAAYRLLAARCDYPLHLGVTEAGPAFQGSIKSAVAFGILLGEGIGDTIRVSLSAPPVEQVKAGNHILASLGLRPRKLEIVSCPGCGRLQVDIHKLAAQVEAAFDGFPHPLRIAVMGCVVNGPGEAREADLGVSSGNGKGQIFVRGEVVRTVPESKIVDALLEEALRLPSPTPVDEDPAS
- a CDS encoding terpene synthase family protein codes for the protein MRKLSDIVLPAGSVLNASSLTTSIPHRVHEQADELEHACAQWARPYLLRYLRSEDKTEAYLRQRLTLWGLLCYPDTPADRAFNLMTTMVVTTLVDDTFNDPQVRGDKQRAELLRDAYLKVLDGSPPPPSSPVLESLHDSLAVVLPQMSPGVARRYLQSWKDVIDGCAQDADTRHADRILDWEEYRKIRLADLFGYWAVINIEYSLQADVSAYLGPGTPVQRVTDLAIWHMVLVNDVYSFPKEYELREPMNSMWILLGREEKSIGEALERIRTLLADTEQEFVHLCDNLSRKEAVIARYLGGLRHMVGGNHEFHRITSRYQDRGYVWTGHRGHTLRLS
- a CDS encoding 1-deoxy-D-xylulose-5-phosphate synthase, with translation MSPRPAHTPGTAPEPRTGSRKPAPAGRAVSVTAPGVPPAHFPLLSALTAPKDLRALTYEDLTALAGEIRAFLIGTVCATGGHLGPNLGVVELSIALHRVFDSPHDTLLFDIGHQGYVHKLLTGRAEGFDRLRQAGGPSGYLSRAESEHDVIENSHASTVLSYADGLARARHLAGDTGRAVVAVIGDGALTGGMCWEALNNLGGAPDRPVVIVLNDNTRSYAPTIGALADHLQHLRATTPDSVDWLLEADQRTRGRTTGPGSAPDTDRSNGSRGSRNTRDGHGGSGSAGPSAGGEEAVLPVTRNLFHLLGFAYLGPVDGHHLPSLEEALAMARNLRRPVVVHAVTVKGRGYAPAEADTADCMHAVGILDPATGRPSTAARTPSWTSVFAGELCELGERHQEIVAITAAMPGPTGLARFAERFPHRFFDVGIAEQHAVTSAAGLALGGLHPVVAIYATFLGRAFDQVLMDVALHRLPVTFVLDRAGVTGPDGPSHHGMWDLTLLGAVPGMRVAVPRDAARLRELLAEAVTHTTGPTALRFAKAAVTDDIPACTRLGPVDVLHRSRTRDVLLVAIGPLAGPAVEAARYLEGQGIGVTVADPRWVLPVPPGLTELATQHRLAVTVEDNTRAGGVGTAVARAVADTGSRVPVRILGLPGRFLAHGTRTDILTATRLTAQGIIHSVLRARANPPTHDSGGQ